The Phlebotomus papatasi isolate M1 unplaced genomic scaffold, Ppap_2.1 HiC_scaffold_265, whole genome shotgun sequence genome includes a window with the following:
- the LOC129809046 gene encoding uncharacterized protein LOC129809046 has translation MSSSSTPVRVVFDASCKTTSGLSLNSVLKVGPRTQQDLFDILIRYRQYNFTIKADIEKMFRQVRMHEEDQNLQRILHRDDPTKPLQTFLLTTVTYGTASAPYLSTRCMKQLVAEDGDNYPHAKEVANRDFYVDDLLTGTQTIQEAVTLQEELVALFKGGGFSLKKWSSNSQEILDKIPPEDRETKSVFEFDSGGSISTLGLQCNPLSDTLSFKISLNEGAIVKRSVLSNMSRVFDPLGLLSPVTITGKVFMQKLWKENLDWDTELPEQLRDEWISYQEEILKLSALSLPRKFTPFDDVKHLQLYGFCDASQDAYAACIYAKSINLNGEVSCQLIAAKTRVAPTSPLTIPRLELCGAIPLVRLLKKVQKALSMEIGDIRVFSDSTIVLHWISGDASRWKTFVRNRVIKIQSEIPATSWGHVRSEDNPADLASRGVQSDVLLHNDFWFHGPQWILHDVPPPFIQKIEPRDIPAEDLEEIKVCTHFHVSNPFWNIIDRYSSLTRLVRAVGILRRFTQFITNKYKGPCHVNRGPLTATELDSTRETIIKAVQAQSFLKNQATTLAKSSGTPVPSTSAAKESGLSLAASKVPFSQEPDTRLCCLDLAALLKA, from the exons ATGTCATCGTCAAGTACCCCTGTCCGTGTTGTCTTCGATGCAAGCTGCAAAACAACCTCAGGACTTTCCCTCAACTCCGTTCTGAAAGTGGGTCCTCGCACTCAGCAGGATTTATTTGACATCCTCATTCGGTATCGTCAATACAACTTCACAATCAAGGCCGATATCGAGAAAATGTTCCGCCAAGTCAGGATGCATGAGGAAGATCAAAATCTGCAGAGGATTCTTCACAGAGATGATCCAACCAAACCACTTCAGACATTCCTTCTCACCACCGTGACTTACGGGACAGCAAGTGCGCCATATCTCTCAACTCGTTGCATGAAGCAATTAGTGGCTGAAGACGGTGACAATTATCCTCATGCCAAAGAAGTAGCTAATCGAGATTTTTATGTTGATGACCTTCTGACTGGCACTCAGACAATTCAGGAAGCAGTCACACTTCAGGAGGAATTGGTAGCTCTGTTCAAGGGAGGAggattttcactcaaaaagtGGTCATCAAACAGTCAGGAGATTCTCGACAAAATCCCACCTGAGGACAGAGAAACAAAGTCAGTCTTCGAATTTGATTCTGGAGGCAGCATTTCTACACTTGGCCTTCAGTGCAATCCACTCAGTGATACACTGTCATTTAAGATTTCTCTCAATGAAGGAGCGATTGTTAAGCGCAGTGTACTTTCCAACATGTCACGAGTTTTCGACCCATTGGGACTTCTTTCTCCAGTCACAATCACAGGAAAGGTCTTCATGCAGAAGCTGTGGAAAGAGAATCTCGACTGGGACACGGAACTCCCAGAGCAGCTTAGGGACGAATGGATTTCTTATCAAGAGGAAATTCTCAAACTGTCAGCTCTGAGTCTGCCAAGAAAATTCACACCATTTGATGACGTCAAACATTTGCAATTGTATGGTTTCTGCGATGCATCGCAAgatgcatatgctgcatgcaTCTACGCGAAGTCAATTAACCTCAACGGCGAAGTGAGCTGTCAGCTGATAGCTGCCAAAACAAGAGTCGCTCCGACAAGTCCACTCACAATTCCCAGACTTGAGCTTTGTGGTGCAATTCCCCTCGTCAGACTTCTCAAGAAGGTGCAAAAGGCTCTCTCCATGGAAATTGGGGACATCAGAGTCTTCTCAGACTCAACCATCGTGCTCCACTGGATCAGTGGAGATGCCAGCCGCTGGAAGACATTCGTTCGCAATAGAGTCATCAAAATCCAATCAGAAATTCCTGCCACATCTTGGGGACATGTCAGATCAGAAGACAACCCAGCAGATCTCGCTTCACGAGGAGTTCAGTCAGATGTTCTGCTGCACAATGACTTCTGGTTCCATGGTCCACAGTGGATTCTTCATGACGTACCACCTCCTTTCATCCAGAAGATCGAACCAAGGGATATCCCAGCGGAAGATCTTGAGGAGATTAAGGTATGTACCCATTTCCATGTCTCTAACCCTTTTTGGAATATCATCGACAGATACTCCTCCCTCACGAGGCTGGTGAGGGCAGTGGGAATCCTCAGAAGGTTCACACAGTTCATCACGAACAAGTACAAGGGACCCTGCCACGTCAATCGTGGCCCTCTCACTGCTACAGAGCTGGATTCAACTCGAGAAACCATCATCAAGGCTGTCCAGGCTCAATCATTTCTCAAGAACCAAGC GACCACTTTGGCCAAGTCCAGCGGCACTCCAGTGCCTTCCACTTCAGCGGCCAAAGAGTCTGGCTTGTCTTTAGCGGCATCTAAAGTGCCTTTCTCTCAGGAGCCAGACACTCGGCTCTGTTGCCTGGACTTAGCGGCTTTACTTAAAGCCTAA